The Bacteroidota bacterium genome includes a window with the following:
- a CDS encoding glycosyltransferase family 39 protein, with the protein MDVPSDIRRYLPYAVIFAAYVAGMWIDVMEIDAAQYAAMGRDMMRSGDYLHLYDHAHGYLDKPPMVFWMSALSFKLFGVSNWAYKLPSVLFSMMAIYGTERLGGLLYNRATGRLAGLILASTQAFFLMNHDVKTDMYLIGPMVMGLWLLVSWSRGGLFWHLLLGAAFLGLGMLAKGPLALIAPGFAIGADLLLRRDWAALFRWQWLLVIPVALLITTPFLIGQYQQYGEHGITFFLWTQSFGRVTGESEWSNNATAFFFVHSFAWSFLPWTAIFLRGLVQEGIRLFRAGFLLPSRAEGIAIGGFLLVFTALCFSKFKLPHYIFVTYPFAAILTAAFAMEMHKNLVLQPWKKFFQVFHRVFWFLAVILVLLLAFVAFPEQPLLPKIGFMLLAAVVSIDMFRTKNEWARFLWPTAVGFGLCNLLLNLTLYPAVMSYQSTAQAGKYVSSLEPRPRVFGFIISGRALDFYAADNVLPIPGPVYFKPLLKKTDAIVYTNDDGLRQIRERGIQFEFLETYAHNPPTRMSLMFLNPATRPSVLKPRYLLHLPKQDLPR; encoded by the coding sequence ATGGACGTTCCATCCGACATCCGTAGGTACCTTCCTTATGCCGTCATTTTTGCCGCATACGTTGCAGGAATGTGGATCGATGTGATGGAGATTGATGCGGCGCAGTATGCGGCGATGGGCCGCGACATGATGCGGAGCGGCGATTATCTGCACCTTTATGATCATGCCCACGGTTATCTGGACAAACCTCCGATGGTGTTTTGGATGTCGGCGCTGTCGTTCAAATTGTTTGGCGTTTCCAATTGGGCCTATAAACTTCCATCGGTGTTGTTTTCCATGATGGCAATCTATGGAACAGAGCGCTTGGGCGGATTGCTTTACAATCGAGCCACCGGCAGATTGGCGGGGTTGATCCTGGCGAGTACACAAGCATTTTTTCTGATGAACCACGATGTCAAGACCGATATGTACTTGATCGGTCCGATGGTGATGGGATTGTGGTTGCTCGTGTCTTGGTCACGTGGCGGATTATTTTGGCACCTGTTGTTGGGCGCAGCGTTTCTTGGATTGGGAATGTTGGCAAAAGGACCTTTGGCATTGATTGCGCCTGGATTTGCAATTGGGGCCGATCTTTTGTTGCGCCGCGATTGGGCGGCGCTGTTTCGGTGGCAATGGCTGCTGGTGATACCCGTGGCCCTTTTGATCACCACGCCGTTTTTGATTGGTCAATACCAGCAGTATGGTGAACATGGCATTACCTTCTTCTTATGGACACAGAGCTTCGGACGTGTAACGGGAGAAAGTGAATGGAGCAACAACGCAACCGCATTTTTCTTCGTGCACAGTTTTGCCTGGTCTTTTTTGCCCTGGACCGCGATTTTTCTGCGCGGTTTGGTTCAGGAGGGGATACGCTTGTTCCGTGCGGGATTTTTGTTGCCGTCACGCGCGGAAGGGATCGCAATAGGTGGATTTTTATTGGTGTTCACCGCTTTGTGTTTTTCCAAGTTCAAGTTGCCCCACTATATTTTTGTCACTTACCCATTCGCAGCGATTCTCACGGCCGCTTTTGCAATGGAGATGCACAAAAACTTGGTACTCCAACCTTGGAAAAAGTTTTTTCAGGTCTTTCACCGCGTGTTCTGGTTTTTGGCCGTCATCTTGGTGTTGTTGCTTGCCTTCGTGGCATTCCCTGAACAACCACTGCTGCCCAAAATCGGTTTTATGTTGCTCGCAGCTGTCGTTTCCATCGATATGTTCCGCACCAAGAATGAGTGGGCCCGTTTTCTATGGCCGACGGCGGTAGGATTCGGCCTCTGCAATTTACTGCTCAACCTGACCCTTTATCCAGCGGTGATGTCGTATCAATCGACTGCACAGGCGGGGAAATATGTCAGTTCGCTCGAGCCGCGACCACGGGTTTTTGGCTTCATCATCAGTGGAAGAGCCTTGGATTTTTACGCTGCCGACAATGTGCTTCCCATTCCGGGGCCTGTCTATTTCAAGCCCTTGCTGAAGAAAACGGATGCCATCGTGTACACCAATGACGATGGCTTGCGCCAGATTCGTGAGCGCGGCATTCAATTCGAATTTCTCGAAACCTACGCCCACAATCCGCCAACCAGAATGAGTTTGATGTTCCTGAATCCCGCCACAAGACCCAGCGTCTTGAAGCCAAGGTACTTGTTGCATCTTCCGAAACAAGATTTGCCGCGCTAG
- the dacB gene encoding D-alanyl-D-alanine carboxypeptidase/D-alanyl-D-alanine-endopeptidase encodes MRWTNAPTDVFLVDTFRVIACNFAPMKFALLFRMYSWLMGVVIATIALPLAAQTAEPSIQTKHVRAELDRIKALPGMKNGQFGFALYDVESGKLLEKERADESLLPASTMKTVTSAAALNILGPDYKFKTVLEHSGTIEGGVLKGNVIIKGGGDPSLGSDRYQWGTDMQSLLTIWVKKLREKGVTRIEGDIIGDATIFEDALTPSTWVWSDIGNYYGAGACGLSFNENSYEVKFLPGKSVGSKAEFIGTNPPMPDIKFVNEMRTGSASSGDNGFVYGAQYTFLRTLRGTVPMGDTFVIKGSIPDPALFTVQCLRNALLADSIGVTGKATTSRLMAMEAKPLPTERITLYTHQSPPLKDIVYWLNKKSINLYAEHLVKMIGYTQLKDGSNESGTKAIAEFWKSKGIPVEGLHMMDGSGLSRYNGVTPNQLASILRNNVSQPWFQDFFNSLPVAGLATCPGTLKNMCKGTAAEGNVWAKSGYISRVRTYAGYVETQSGKRLCFAMMANNYTCTNAQAKDFLEALMVKMAETP; translated from the coding sequence TTGCGTTGGACGAATGCGCCGACCGATGTTTTTCTTGTGGATACCTTCAGGGTGATCGCCTGTAACTTTGCGCCAATGAAGTTTGCCTTGCTTTTCCGAATGTATTCCTGGCTCATGGGCGTGGTGATCGCGACAATTGCGTTGCCGTTGGCGGCGCAGACCGCTGAGCCGAGCATCCAAACCAAGCACGTGCGCGCAGAGCTCGACCGCATCAAGGCTTTGCCGGGCATGAAAAATGGTCAATTCGGATTTGCATTGTACGATGTCGAATCGGGGAAACTCCTGGAGAAGGAAAGGGCGGATGAAAGCTTGCTGCCGGCTTCCACGATGAAGACGGTGACTTCAGCTGCAGCACTGAACATTCTGGGTCCGGATTACAAATTCAAGACCGTTTTGGAGCATAGCGGCACGATTGAAGGGGGCGTGCTGAAAGGCAACGTCATCATCAAAGGTGGTGGTGACCCGAGCTTGGGTTCGGACCGGTATCAATGGGGGACCGACATGCAAAGCCTCTTGACGATCTGGGTGAAGAAGCTCCGCGAAAAAGGCGTGACCCGTATCGAAGGGGACATCATCGGCGATGCAACGATTTTTGAGGATGCCTTGACGCCGAGCACTTGGGTCTGGAGTGACATCGGCAATTACTACGGGGCAGGTGCCTGCGGACTCAGTTTCAATGAAAACAGCTACGAAGTCAAATTTCTGCCGGGCAAGTCTGTCGGGTCAAAAGCCGAATTCATCGGGACGAATCCGCCGATGCCAGACATCAAATTTGTGAATGAAATGCGCACAGGTAGTGCAAGTTCCGGCGACAACGGGTTTGTCTACGGCGCGCAATACACCTTCCTGCGCACCTTGCGCGGCACTGTTCCGATGGGCGACACCTTTGTGATCAAAGGTTCGATTCCCGATCCGGCCCTGTTCACCGTCCAATGCCTGCGCAACGCACTCTTGGCCGATTCGATCGGTGTCACCGGCAAAGCCACAACCTCGCGCCTGATGGCCATGGAAGCTAAACCTCTTCCGACCGAACGCATCACACTCTATACCCATCAATCGCCGCCCCTCAAGGACATCGTCTATTGGCTGAACAAAAAGAGCATCAACCTGTATGCCGAGCACCTGGTAAAGATGATCGGCTATACGCAGCTCAAAGACGGTTCCAATGAAAGCGGAACCAAAGCCATCGCCGAATTCTGGAAAAGCAAGGGCATCCCTGTCGAGGGTCTGCACATGATGGACGGCAGCGGATTGAGTCGCTACAACGGGGTGACGCCCAATCAGCTGGCAAGCATCTTGCGCAACAATGTCTCGCAGCCGTGGTTCCAGGATTTTTTCAATTCGTTGCCGGTAGCGGGATTGGCGACTTGCCCGGGGACGCTGAAAAACATGTGCAAGGGTACCGCCGCGGAAGGCAATGTTTGGGCCAAAAGCGGATACATCTCCCGTGTGCGCACCTACGCGGGCTACGTGGAGACGCAGTCGGGCAAGCGCCTCTGTTTTGCCATGATGGCTAACAATTATACCTGCACCAACGCCCAAGCCAAGGATTTTTTGGAAGCACTCATGGTCAAGATGGCAGAAACGCCGTAA